The following proteins are co-located in the Vigna angularis cultivar LongXiaoDou No.4 chromosome 2, ASM1680809v1, whole genome shotgun sequence genome:
- the LOC128195557 gene encoding uncharacterized protein LOC128195557 isoform X1, with protein sequence MEAETNSPEDASSVSAPLIKSIKNIGSEVIIFPQKHGNDVNSKYPLVEEKGKADSSKTDEVSETRPQEIHQESCKVSVGSEKQAEVPSGWSKQRDSEGHVMMESIPESSIKEQRKVPGEHEDEHMSTIPELAINPTEMAVKISEEETYKEEEELTAIDNDQSCMPENELEQTSKALEVIDQTQFTGKDTADNEHANHQLEEPSTENVITKHSNSEQFPTESSIKSKCDEEPLEKILELYSVDNSEIKKDGKVMSEKEIGVPVDGTMKTLSTTACVGAAELENKDEGEFTLEKAKEMEAATDSPPENKDQPAVSTSEFVKGHTDEISQQQTHKNDETPVIDTEKSSTEPEDDDKLYKEAKEIEAAMETQLVNTETESLPKEQVQPRLLTPDIVQQNTDQIIKQQPLNQDQPDMIDNAQSYIAEKEPDRLSTVIEEPVELETKHNISLLKEQANQQSEETSMQNVTTNYIIEGHVTSESSIKVADDVHKSDSIKNLEKKDENEIREEEATDVKQSTNVEIPKREAKGRSEDKALQTLPSAELVGNKANDECFQGDIKPEAGLAVTYANEKQALQHEFDTKEEIPEEEACKLIAESEAKSEPQIVAQNNETTCIKHPYLDGETSEINPTNDIIEQEITMSHAKEKLAIEDDKNFNLEKEKGTEKETNMQLEDTTESEPKEEPIQPIARAELVRTKAHDESSLEANVTVKSNKEVQTSNVIEKEEIQDTGKCSQVEEKTIKEPTKSQLKEEEVQTRSPTPPPTPPSVQGDTNQIRQQETLYIDESEINDNDKQGCIPKIAQDIQLTIAQETEKPETKVSVGIVTEKLDNKHASEIRSEEGTDAKQLTDVEIPKSEIEGVPKEAQQPIANTVLVGTRVYDEGCREDTESEEDAKVLSNDEEQKPEYVTEGTVGIKATNYTIEKEEVPTSPVSVKEGIENIRKFIKEEESKRVKEETKMQLQDEQGQTRSPTPAFVQGDTNKIPQQETLCIDESEAFDNAKQWCIPAIELEKNTTVAQETRNPETKDKVNTVAENLGHKDVTEIKAEEGTYAQQSTEVEMPKSERDGMPIDEAQQPIANAVSVRSKALEESSQEIPPKAYVKSNKEVKTPESVTNEVVEISTTNYTEKQDVPKAHVGEGERIGDKFNQEKEEGIEATNTQLLEEEVQIRSSTLVSVQGDTNQIPQQETLHVNESEVIENAIVVQEWEVSETQDNAGTIIENLDKDASEIRGKDGTEAKQFTDLEMSKSETEEEIQDNRKFNQREEEIKIDEVTGMQTPQEEVHT encoded by the exons AGTGCCCCATTAATTaagtcaattaaaaatattggaaGTGAAGTGATAATATTTCCGCAAAAACATGGAAATGACGTAAATTCTAAATATCCATTGGTAGAAGAAAAAGGGAAAGCAGATAGTAGCAAGACTGATGAAGTCTCCGAAACAAGACCTCAAGAAATACATCAAGAATCATGTAAGGTCAGTGTGGGAAGCGAAAAACAAGCTGAAGTGCCTTCAGGCTGGTCAAAGCAAAGAGATTCAGAAGGACATGTTATGATGGAATCAATACCAGAATCAAGTATTAAAGAACAAAGAAAAGTTCCAG GTGAGCACGAGGATGAGCACATGTCAACAATACCTGAATTGGCAATTAACCCCACTGAGATGGCTGTAAAAATCAGTGAGGAAGAAACATACAAGGAGGAAGAAGAATTAACAGCAATAGATAATGACCAGAGCTGCATGCCAGAAAATGAACTTGAGCAAACGAGTAAAGCTCTCGAG GTAATTGATCAAACCCAATTCACGGGCAAAGATACAGCAGATAATGAACATGCGAACCACCAATTGGAAGAACCCAGCACGGAGAATGTGATTACAAAGCATTCCAACTCAGAACAGTTCCCAACGGAAAGCAGCATAAAATCAAAATGTGATGAGGAACCCCTAGAAAAGATTCTTGAATTATACTCTGTTGATAATTCAGAGATAAAAAAAGACGGAAAAGTCATGTCAGAGAAGGAAATAG GTGTGCCTGTAGATGGGACCATGAAAACTTTATCAACTACAGCATGTGTTGGCGCTGCAGAGTTAGAGAACAAGGATGAAGGAGAATTCACACTTGAGAAAGCAAAAGAAATGGAAGCAGCAACAGATA GTCCACCTGAGAATAAAGACCAGCCTGCAGTGTCCACTTCTGAATTTGTCAAAGGTCACACTGACGAAATCTCACAGCAACAAACAcataaaaatgatgaaacacCAGTTATTGACACTGAGAAGAGCAGTACAGAACCTGAggatgatgataaattatataaagaagcGAAAGAAATTGAAGCAGCAATGGAAACACAGTTAGTAAACACTGAAACAGAAA GTCTCCCAAAGGAACAAGTCCAGCCAAGATTGCTCACACCTGATATTGTCCAACAAAACACTGATCAAATCATAAAGCAACAACCACTTAATCAAGATCAACCAGACATGATTGATAATGCCCAGAGCTACATAGCTGAAAAGGAACCTGACAGATTATCCACAGTTATTGAG GAACCTGTAGAACTTGAAACCAAGCACAACATCAGCTTATTAAAAGAACAAGCAAACCAACAATCAGAAGAAACTAGCATGCAGAATGTCActacaaattatataatagaagGACATGTCACATCAGAAAGCAGCATAAAAGTAGCTGATGATGTCCACAAATCGGACTCAATAAAGAATTTAGAgaagaaagatgaaaatgaaatcaGAGAAGAGGAAGCAACGGATGTCAAACAATCGACTAATGTGGAGATACCAAAAAGAGAAGCTAAAG GGAGGTCTGAAGATAAAGCCCTGCAGACATTACCCAGTGCAGAATTGGTCGGAAACAAAGCAAATGATGAGTGTTTTCAAGGAGATATAAAACCAGAAGCAGGACTTGCAGTGACATATGCAAATGAGAAGCAAGCACTGCAACATGAGTTCGACACAAAAGAAGAAATTCCAGAG GAAGAGGCATGCAAGCTCATTGCAGAAAGTGAAGCGAAATCAGAACCCCAGATTGTAGCACAGAACAATGAGACCACATGCATTAAGCATCCATATTTGGATGGAGAGACTTCAGAAATAAATCCCACTAATGATATTATAGAGCAAGAGATTACAATGTCTCATGCGAAGGAGAAACTAGCAATTGAGGATGACAAGAACTTCAAtctagagaaagaaaaagggacagaaaaagaaacaaacatgcAGCTAGAAGACACTACAGAAA GTGAGCCAAAAGAGGAACCTATACAACCAATAGCTAGAGCAGAATTAGTCAGAACCAAAGCACATGATGAGAGTAGTCTAGAAGCAAATGTTACAGTGAAATCAAACAAAGAGGTGCAAACATCTAATGTTATAGAGAAAGAAGAGATTCAGGATACTGGAAAGTGCAGTCAAGTGGAAGAAAAAACGATTAAAGAACCTACAAAATCACAGTTAAAGGAGGAAGAAGTCCAGACAAGATCACCCACTCCTCCACCCACTCCTCCCTCTGTACAAGGTGATACTAATCAAATTCGGCAGCAAGAAACACTGTACATCGACGAGTCAGAAATAAATGATAATGACAAGCAGGGCTGCATACCAAAAATTGCACAAGACATACAATTGACTATTGCTCAG GAAACTGAAAAACCAGAAACCAAAGTCAGTGTTGGAATAGTGACAGAGAAATTAGACAACAAGCATGCAAGTGAAATCAGATCAGAGGAAGGAACAGATGCCAAACAATTGACTGATGTGGAGATACCAAAGTCAGAAATAGAAG GTGTGCCAAAAGAAGCTCAACAACCAATAGCCAATACAGTATTGGTGGGAACCAGGGTATATGATGAGGGTTGTCGAGAAGACACAGAGTCAGAAGAAGATGCTAAAGTACTATCTAACGATGAGGAGCAAAAACCAGAATATGTTACTGAGGGAACTGTAGGAATAAAAGCCACTAATTATacaattgaaaaagaagaggttCCAACATCTCCTGTCAGTGTGAAAGAAGGGATTGAGAATATTCGAAAATTCattaaagaagaagaatcaaaaagggtaaaagaagaaacaaaaatgcAGTTACAGGACGAACAAGGCCAGACAAGATCACCCACTCCTGCCTTTGTCCAAGGTGACACTAATAAAATTCCTCAGCAAGAAACACTGTGCATTGATGAATCAGAAGCTTTTGATAATGCCAAGCAATGGTGCATACCAGCAATTGAACTTGAGAAAAACACCACTGTTGCACAG GAAACAAGAAATCCAGAAACCAAGGATAAAGTCAACACAGTAGCAGAGAATTTAGGCCACAAGGATGTAACAGAAATCAAGGCAGAGGAAGGAACATATGCCCAACAATCTACTGAAGTGGAGATGCCAAAGTCAGAGAGAGATG gTATGCCAATAGATGAAGCTCAACAACCAATAGCGAATGCAGTATCAGTCAGGTCCAAAGCACTTGAAGAAAGTAGCCAAGAGATACCGCCAAAAGCATATGTTAAATCTAACAAAGAGGTGAAAACACCAGAATCTGTTACTAATGAAGTAGTAGAAATAAGCACCACTAACTATACTGAGAAACAAGATGTCCCAAAGGCTCATGTCGGAGAGGGAGAAAGGATTGGGGATAAATTcaatcaagaaaaagaagaaggaattgAAGCAACAAACACGCAGTTACTGGAGGAAGAAGTTCAGATAAGATCATCCACTCTTGTATCAGTTCAAGGTGATACTAATCAAATACCACAGCAAGAAACACTACACGTTAATGAATCAGAAGTGATTGAAAATGCCATTGTTGTTCAG GAATGGGAAGTATCTGAAACACAGGACAATGCCGGCACAATAATAGAGAATTTAGACAAGGATGCAAGTGAAATCAGAGGAAAGGATGGAACAGAAGCCAAACAGTTCACTGATTTGGAGATGTCAAAGTCAGAAACCGAAG aagagattcaagacaacaGAAAATTCAATCAAAGGGAAGAAGAAATAAAGATTGACGAAGTAACAGGAATGCAAACACCACAGGAAGAAGTCCACACATGA
- the LOC128195557 gene encoding uncharacterized protein LOC128195557 isoform X2: MEAETNSPEDASSVSAPLIKSIKNIGSEVIIFPQKHGNDVNSKYPLVEEKGKADSSKTDEVSETRPQEIHQESCKVSVGSEKQAEVPSGWSKQRDSEGHVMMESIPESSIKEQRKVPGEHEDEHMSTIPELAINPTEMAVKISEEETYKEEEELTAIDNDQSCMPENELEQTSKALEVIDQTQFTGKDTADNEHANHQLEEPSTENVITKHSNSEQFPTESSIKSKCDEEPLEKILELYSVDNSEIKKDGKVMSEKEIGVPVDGTMKTLSTTACVGAAELENKDEGEFTLEKAKEMEAATDSPPENKDQPAVSTSEFVKGHTDEISQQQTHKNDETPVIDTEKSSTEPEDDDKLYKEAKEIEAAMETQLVNTETESLPKEQVQPRLLTPDIVQQNTDQIIKQQPLNQDQPDMIDNAQSYIAEKEPDRLSTVIEEPVELETKHNISLLKEQANQQSEETSMQNVTTNYIIEGHVTSESSIKVADDVHKSDSIKNLEKKDENEIREEEATDVKQSTNVEIPKREAKGRSEDKALQTLPSAELVGNKANDECFQGDIKPEAGLAVTYANEKQALQHEFDTKEEIPEEEACKLIAESEAKSEPQIVAQNNETTCIKHPYLDGETSEINPTNDIIEQEITMSHAKEKLAIEDDKNFNLEKEKGTEKETNMQLEDTTESEPKEEPIQPIARAELVRTKAHDESSLEANVTVKSNKEVQTSNVIEKEEIQDTGKCTQQPIANTVLVGTRVYDEGCREDTESEEDAKVLSNDEEQKPEYVTEGTVGIKATNYTIEKEEVPTSPVSVKEGIENIRKFIKEEESKRVKEETKMQLQDEQGQTRSPTPAFVQGDTNKIPQQETLCIDESEAFDNAKQWCIPAIELEKNTTVAQETRNPETKDKVNTVAENLGHKDVTEIKAEEGTYAQQSTEVEMPKSERDGMPIDEAQQPIANAVSVRSKALEESSQEIPPKAYVKSNKEVKTPESVTNEVVEISTTNYTEKQDVPKAHVGEGERIGDKFNQEKEEGIEATNTQLLEEEVQIRSSTLVSVQGDTNQIPQQETLHVNESEVIENAIVVQEWEVSETQDNAGTIIENLDKDASEIRGKDGTEAKQFTDLEMSKSETEEEIQDNRKFNQREEEIKIDEVTGMQTPQEEVHT; this comes from the exons AGTGCCCCATTAATTaagtcaattaaaaatattggaaGTGAAGTGATAATATTTCCGCAAAAACATGGAAATGACGTAAATTCTAAATATCCATTGGTAGAAGAAAAAGGGAAAGCAGATAGTAGCAAGACTGATGAAGTCTCCGAAACAAGACCTCAAGAAATACATCAAGAATCATGTAAGGTCAGTGTGGGAAGCGAAAAACAAGCTGAAGTGCCTTCAGGCTGGTCAAAGCAAAGAGATTCAGAAGGACATGTTATGATGGAATCAATACCAGAATCAAGTATTAAAGAACAAAGAAAAGTTCCAG GTGAGCACGAGGATGAGCACATGTCAACAATACCTGAATTGGCAATTAACCCCACTGAGATGGCTGTAAAAATCAGTGAGGAAGAAACATACAAGGAGGAAGAAGAATTAACAGCAATAGATAATGACCAGAGCTGCATGCCAGAAAATGAACTTGAGCAAACGAGTAAAGCTCTCGAG GTAATTGATCAAACCCAATTCACGGGCAAAGATACAGCAGATAATGAACATGCGAACCACCAATTGGAAGAACCCAGCACGGAGAATGTGATTACAAAGCATTCCAACTCAGAACAGTTCCCAACGGAAAGCAGCATAAAATCAAAATGTGATGAGGAACCCCTAGAAAAGATTCTTGAATTATACTCTGTTGATAATTCAGAGATAAAAAAAGACGGAAAAGTCATGTCAGAGAAGGAAATAG GTGTGCCTGTAGATGGGACCATGAAAACTTTATCAACTACAGCATGTGTTGGCGCTGCAGAGTTAGAGAACAAGGATGAAGGAGAATTCACACTTGAGAAAGCAAAAGAAATGGAAGCAGCAACAGATA GTCCACCTGAGAATAAAGACCAGCCTGCAGTGTCCACTTCTGAATTTGTCAAAGGTCACACTGACGAAATCTCACAGCAACAAACAcataaaaatgatgaaacacCAGTTATTGACACTGAGAAGAGCAGTACAGAACCTGAggatgatgataaattatataaagaagcGAAAGAAATTGAAGCAGCAATGGAAACACAGTTAGTAAACACTGAAACAGAAA GTCTCCCAAAGGAACAAGTCCAGCCAAGATTGCTCACACCTGATATTGTCCAACAAAACACTGATCAAATCATAAAGCAACAACCACTTAATCAAGATCAACCAGACATGATTGATAATGCCCAGAGCTACATAGCTGAAAAGGAACCTGACAGATTATCCACAGTTATTGAG GAACCTGTAGAACTTGAAACCAAGCACAACATCAGCTTATTAAAAGAACAAGCAAACCAACAATCAGAAGAAACTAGCATGCAGAATGTCActacaaattatataatagaagGACATGTCACATCAGAAAGCAGCATAAAAGTAGCTGATGATGTCCACAAATCGGACTCAATAAAGAATTTAGAgaagaaagatgaaaatgaaatcaGAGAAGAGGAAGCAACGGATGTCAAACAATCGACTAATGTGGAGATACCAAAAAGAGAAGCTAAAG GGAGGTCTGAAGATAAAGCCCTGCAGACATTACCCAGTGCAGAATTGGTCGGAAACAAAGCAAATGATGAGTGTTTTCAAGGAGATATAAAACCAGAAGCAGGACTTGCAGTGACATATGCAAATGAGAAGCAAGCACTGCAACATGAGTTCGACACAAAAGAAGAAATTCCAGAG GAAGAGGCATGCAAGCTCATTGCAGAAAGTGAAGCGAAATCAGAACCCCAGATTGTAGCACAGAACAATGAGACCACATGCATTAAGCATCCATATTTGGATGGAGAGACTTCAGAAATAAATCCCACTAATGATATTATAGAGCAAGAGATTACAATGTCTCATGCGAAGGAGAAACTAGCAATTGAGGATGACAAGAACTTCAAtctagagaaagaaaaagggacagaaaaagaaacaaacatgcAGCTAGAAGACACTACAGAAA GTGAGCCAAAAGAGGAACCTATACAACCAATAGCTAGAGCAGAATTAGTCAGAACCAAAGCACATGATGAGAGTAGTCTAGAAGCAAATGTTACAGTGAAATCAAACAAAGAGGTGCAAACATCTAATGTTATAGAGAAAGAAGAGATTCAGGATACTGGAAAGTGCA CTCAACAACCAATAGCCAATACAGTATTGGTGGGAACCAGGGTATATGATGAGGGTTGTCGAGAAGACACAGAGTCAGAAGAAGATGCTAAAGTACTATCTAACGATGAGGAGCAAAAACCAGAATATGTTACTGAGGGAACTGTAGGAATAAAAGCCACTAATTATacaattgaaaaagaagaggttCCAACATCTCCTGTCAGTGTGAAAGAAGGGATTGAGAATATTCGAAAATTCattaaagaagaagaatcaaaaagggtaaaagaagaaacaaaaatgcAGTTACAGGACGAACAAGGCCAGACAAGATCACCCACTCCTGCCTTTGTCCAAGGTGACACTAATAAAATTCCTCAGCAAGAAACACTGTGCATTGATGAATCAGAAGCTTTTGATAATGCCAAGCAATGGTGCATACCAGCAATTGAACTTGAGAAAAACACCACTGTTGCACAG GAAACAAGAAATCCAGAAACCAAGGATAAAGTCAACACAGTAGCAGAGAATTTAGGCCACAAGGATGTAACAGAAATCAAGGCAGAGGAAGGAACATATGCCCAACAATCTACTGAAGTGGAGATGCCAAAGTCAGAGAGAGATG gTATGCCAATAGATGAAGCTCAACAACCAATAGCGAATGCAGTATCAGTCAGGTCCAAAGCACTTGAAGAAAGTAGCCAAGAGATACCGCCAAAAGCATATGTTAAATCTAACAAAGAGGTGAAAACACCAGAATCTGTTACTAATGAAGTAGTAGAAATAAGCACCACTAACTATACTGAGAAACAAGATGTCCCAAAGGCTCATGTCGGAGAGGGAGAAAGGATTGGGGATAAATTcaatcaagaaaaagaagaaggaattgAAGCAACAAACACGCAGTTACTGGAGGAAGAAGTTCAGATAAGATCATCCACTCTTGTATCAGTTCAAGGTGATACTAATCAAATACCACAGCAAGAAACACTACACGTTAATGAATCAGAAGTGATTGAAAATGCCATTGTTGTTCAG GAATGGGAAGTATCTGAAACACAGGACAATGCCGGCACAATAATAGAGAATTTAGACAAGGATGCAAGTGAAATCAGAGGAAAGGATGGAACAGAAGCCAAACAGTTCACTGATTTGGAGATGTCAAAGTCAGAAACCGAAG aagagattcaagacaacaGAAAATTCAATCAAAGGGAAGAAGAAATAAAGATTGACGAAGTAACAGGAATGCAAACACCACAGGAAGAAGTCCACACATGA
- the LOC128195557 gene encoding uncharacterized protein LOC128195557 isoform X3: protein MEAETNSPEDASSVSAPLIKSIKNIGSEVIIFPQKHGNDVNSKYPLVEEKGKADSSKTDEVSETRPQEIHQESCKVSVGSEKQAEVPSGWSKQRDSEGHVMMESIPESSIKEQRKVPGEHEDEHMSTIPELAINPTEMAVKISEEETYKEEEELTAIDNDQSCMPENELEQTSKALEVIDQTQFTGKDTADNEHANHQLEEPSTENVITKHSNSEQFPTESSIKSKCDEEPLEKILELYSVDNSEIKKDGKVMSEKEIGVPVDGTMKTLSTTACVGAAELENKDEGEFTLEKAKEMEAATDSPPENKDQPAVSTSEFVKGHTDEISQQQTHKNDETPVIDTEKSSTEPEDDDKLYKEAKEIEAAMETQLVNTETESLPKEQVQPRLLTPDIVQQNTDQIIKQQPLNQDQPDMIDNAQSYIAEKEPDRLSTVIEEPVELETKHNISLLKEQANQQSEETSMQNVTTNYIIEGHVTSESSIKVADDVHKSDSIKNLEKKDENEIREEEATDVKQSTNVEIPKREAKGEPKEEPIQPIARAELVRTKAHDESSLEANVTVKSNKEVQTSNVIEKEEIQDTGKCSQVEEKTIKEPTKSQLKEEEVQTRSPTPPPTPPSVQGDTNQIRQQETLYIDESEINDNDKQGCIPKIAQDIQLTIAQETEKPETKVSVGIVTEKLDNKHASEIRSEEGTDAKQLTDVEIPKSEIEGVPKEAQQPIANTVLVGTRVYDEGCREDTESEEDAKVLSNDEEQKPEYVTEGTVGIKATNYTIEKEEVPTSPVSVKEGIENIRKFIKEEESKRVKEETKMQLQDEQGQTRSPTPAFVQGDTNKIPQQETLCIDESEAFDNAKQWCIPAIELEKNTTVAQETRNPETKDKVNTVAENLGHKDVTEIKAEEGTYAQQSTEVEMPKSERDGMPIDEAQQPIANAVSVRSKALEESSQEIPPKAYVKSNKEVKTPESVTNEVVEISTTNYTEKQDVPKAHVGEGERIGDKFNQEKEEGIEATNTQLLEEEVQIRSSTLVSVQGDTNQIPQQETLHVNESEVIENAIVVQEWEVSETQDNAGTIIENLDKDASEIRGKDGTEAKQFTDLEMSKSETEEEIQDNRKFNQREEEIKIDEVTGMQTPQEEVHT, encoded by the exons AGTGCCCCATTAATTaagtcaattaaaaatattggaaGTGAAGTGATAATATTTCCGCAAAAACATGGAAATGACGTAAATTCTAAATATCCATTGGTAGAAGAAAAAGGGAAAGCAGATAGTAGCAAGACTGATGAAGTCTCCGAAACAAGACCTCAAGAAATACATCAAGAATCATGTAAGGTCAGTGTGGGAAGCGAAAAACAAGCTGAAGTGCCTTCAGGCTGGTCAAAGCAAAGAGATTCAGAAGGACATGTTATGATGGAATCAATACCAGAATCAAGTATTAAAGAACAAAGAAAAGTTCCAG GTGAGCACGAGGATGAGCACATGTCAACAATACCTGAATTGGCAATTAACCCCACTGAGATGGCTGTAAAAATCAGTGAGGAAGAAACATACAAGGAGGAAGAAGAATTAACAGCAATAGATAATGACCAGAGCTGCATGCCAGAAAATGAACTTGAGCAAACGAGTAAAGCTCTCGAG GTAATTGATCAAACCCAATTCACGGGCAAAGATACAGCAGATAATGAACATGCGAACCACCAATTGGAAGAACCCAGCACGGAGAATGTGATTACAAAGCATTCCAACTCAGAACAGTTCCCAACGGAAAGCAGCATAAAATCAAAATGTGATGAGGAACCCCTAGAAAAGATTCTTGAATTATACTCTGTTGATAATTCAGAGATAAAAAAAGACGGAAAAGTCATGTCAGAGAAGGAAATAG GTGTGCCTGTAGATGGGACCATGAAAACTTTATCAACTACAGCATGTGTTGGCGCTGCAGAGTTAGAGAACAAGGATGAAGGAGAATTCACACTTGAGAAAGCAAAAGAAATGGAAGCAGCAACAGATA GTCCACCTGAGAATAAAGACCAGCCTGCAGTGTCCACTTCTGAATTTGTCAAAGGTCACACTGACGAAATCTCACAGCAACAAACAcataaaaatgatgaaacacCAGTTATTGACACTGAGAAGAGCAGTACAGAACCTGAggatgatgataaattatataaagaagcGAAAGAAATTGAAGCAGCAATGGAAACACAGTTAGTAAACACTGAAACAGAAA GTCTCCCAAAGGAACAAGTCCAGCCAAGATTGCTCACACCTGATATTGTCCAACAAAACACTGATCAAATCATAAAGCAACAACCACTTAATCAAGATCAACCAGACATGATTGATAATGCCCAGAGCTACATAGCTGAAAAGGAACCTGACAGATTATCCACAGTTATTGAG GAACCTGTAGAACTTGAAACCAAGCACAACATCAGCTTATTAAAAGAACAAGCAAACCAACAATCAGAAGAAACTAGCATGCAGAATGTCActacaaattatataatagaagGACATGTCACATCAGAAAGCAGCATAAAAGTAGCTGATGATGTCCACAAATCGGACTCAATAAAGAATTTAGAgaagaaagatgaaaatgaaatcaGAGAAGAGGAAGCAACGGATGTCAAACAATCGACTAATGTGGAGATACCAAAAAGAGAAGCTAAAG GTGAGCCAAAAGAGGAACCTATACAACCAATAGCTAGAGCAGAATTAGTCAGAACCAAAGCACATGATGAGAGTAGTCTAGAAGCAAATGTTACAGTGAAATCAAACAAAGAGGTGCAAACATCTAATGTTATAGAGAAAGAAGAGATTCAGGATACTGGAAAGTGCAGTCAAGTGGAAGAAAAAACGATTAAAGAACCTACAAAATCACAGTTAAAGGAGGAAGAAGTCCAGACAAGATCACCCACTCCTCCACCCACTCCTCCCTCTGTACAAGGTGATACTAATCAAATTCGGCAGCAAGAAACACTGTACATCGACGAGTCAGAAATAAATGATAATGACAAGCAGGGCTGCATACCAAAAATTGCACAAGACATACAATTGACTATTGCTCAG GAAACTGAAAAACCAGAAACCAAAGTCAGTGTTGGAATAGTGACAGAGAAATTAGACAACAAGCATGCAAGTGAAATCAGATCAGAGGAAGGAACAGATGCCAAACAATTGACTGATGTGGAGATACCAAAGTCAGAAATAGAAG GTGTGCCAAAAGAAGCTCAACAACCAATAGCCAATACAGTATTGGTGGGAACCAGGGTATATGATGAGGGTTGTCGAGAAGACACAGAGTCAGAAGAAGATGCTAAAGTACTATCTAACGATGAGGAGCAAAAACCAGAATATGTTACTGAGGGAACTGTAGGAATAAAAGCCACTAATTATacaattgaaaaagaagaggttCCAACATCTCCTGTCAGTGTGAAAGAAGGGATTGAGAATATTCGAAAATTCattaaagaagaagaatcaaaaagggtaaaagaagaaacaaaaatgcAGTTACAGGACGAACAAGGCCAGACAAGATCACCCACTCCTGCCTTTGTCCAAGGTGACACTAATAAAATTCCTCAGCAAGAAACACTGTGCATTGATGAATCAGAAGCTTTTGATAATGCCAAGCAATGGTGCATACCAGCAATTGAACTTGAGAAAAACACCACTGTTGCACAG GAAACAAGAAATCCAGAAACCAAGGATAAAGTCAACACAGTAGCAGAGAATTTAGGCCACAAGGATGTAACAGAAATCAAGGCAGAGGAAGGAACATATGCCCAACAATCTACTGAAGTGGAGATGCCAAAGTCAGAGAGAGATG gTATGCCAATAGATGAAGCTCAACAACCAATAGCGAATGCAGTATCAGTCAGGTCCAAAGCACTTGAAGAAAGTAGCCAAGAGATACCGCCAAAAGCATATGTTAAATCTAACAAAGAGGTGAAAACACCAGAATCTGTTACTAATGAAGTAGTAGAAATAAGCACCACTAACTATACTGAGAAACAAGATGTCCCAAAGGCTCATGTCGGAGAGGGAGAAAGGATTGGGGATAAATTcaatcaagaaaaagaagaaggaattgAAGCAACAAACACGCAGTTACTGGAGGAAGAAGTTCAGATAAGATCATCCACTCTTGTATCAGTTCAAGGTGATACTAATCAAATACCACAGCAAGAAACACTACACGTTAATGAATCAGAAGTGATTGAAAATGCCATTGTTGTTCAG GAATGGGAAGTATCTGAAACACAGGACAATGCCGGCACAATAATAGAGAATTTAGACAAGGATGCAAGTGAAATCAGAGGAAAGGATGGAACAGAAGCCAAACAGTTCACTGATTTGGAGATGTCAAAGTCAGAAACCGAAG aagagattcaagacaacaGAAAATTCAATCAAAGGGAAGAAGAAATAAAGATTGACGAAGTAACAGGAATGCAAACACCACAGGAAGAAGTCCACACATGA